The following proteins are co-located in the Maridesulfovibrio sp. genome:
- a CDS encoding peptidylprolyl isomerase, with the protein MAKASARHLLVSDEQTCLDLKKQIQDGADFGELAKKHSSCPSGQRGGDLGEFRPGQMVPEFDTVVFNEAVGEVHGPVKTQFGYHLLIIDSRED; encoded by the coding sequence ATGGCAAAAGCATCTGCCCGCCATCTTTTGGTTAGTGATGAACAGACCTGTCTGGACCTGAAAAAACAAATTCAGGACGGTGCAGACTTTGGTGAACTGGCAAAAAAACACTCCAGCTGCCCCTCTGGACAGCGCGGCGGAGATCTCGGTGAGTTCCGCCCCGGCCAGATGGTTCCGGAATTTGACACTGTTGTGTTCAATGAAGCAGTTGGCGAAGTTCACGGTCCGGTAAAAACTCAGTTCGGTTACCACTTGCTGATCATCGATAGCCGCGAAGACTAA
- a CDS encoding IS3 family transposase, with product MGSGRLKSHLFQIVHSLISKHSITLLLQVAELTRSSYYKWRKGLKKNRSFSDDKLKEQIRQIHSKYTIYGYRRITTALHKMGQRVNHKRVYRLMGELGIQSIIRKKRKYFGKRGSSVFPNILRRDFVSTKRHHKLATDITYLPTKTGFLYLSAIQDLYNNEIISYQLSKRNNLNLVIKTVKQLKLPSQNKTILHSDQGFQYTSKYYKQALDEAGIQGSHSRRGNCLDNACIESFFSHLKAEGLSAKELLSEQEMICKIHSYIDFYNHERFQKRLGQLSPVEFREKLAA from the coding sequence GTGGGGAGCGGGCGATTAAAATCTCATTTGTTTCAGATCGTTCATTCTCTTATAAGCAAGCATTCGATAACACTGCTATTACAAGTGGCTGAGCTAACACGTTCTAGCTACTATAAGTGGCGAAAAGGGCTGAAAAAGAATCGTTCATTTTCAGACGACAAACTCAAAGAGCAAATCCGTCAAATTCATTCAAAATACACTATTTACGGTTACCGTAGGATCACTACAGCTCTTCACAAAATGGGACAACGAGTAAATCATAAACGAGTCTACCGTTTAATGGGAGAGTTAGGAATTCAATCAATAATCCGCAAAAAACGTAAATATTTTGGCAAGCGTGGCAGTTCAGTCTTTCCAAATATCCTTCGAAGGGATTTTGTTAGCACCAAAAGACATCACAAACTAGCAACAGACATTACCTATCTCCCGACAAAAACTGGTTTTTTATATTTGTCTGCAATTCAGGATTTGTACAATAACGAAATCATTAGTTATCAGTTGAGCAAAAGAAATAATCTAAATCTGGTGATTAAAACTGTTAAACAATTGAAGTTGCCGTCTCAAAACAAGACGATTCTACATTCAGACCAAGGTTTCCAATACACCTCTAAATATTACAAGCAAGCACTTGATGAGGCAGGAATACAAGGTAGCCATTCTCGGCGTGGAAACTGTCTTGATAACGCTTGTATAGAATCTTTCTTTTCTCATTTGAAAGCGGAAGGACTATCTGCCAAAGAACTCCTAAGCGAGCAAGAAATGATCTGTAAAATTCATAGTTACATCGACTTCTATAACCATGAACGTTTCCAAAAAAGACTCGGCCAGCTTTCCCCGGTGGAGTTCCGGGAAAAACTGGCCGCATAA
- a CDS encoding transposase: MSKRKNNTYSQEFKEKAARLYLEGGESYQSLCDKLGIRDKRQLRNWVTKVQQGESLDDMRGKHTGTRKGRPRTKFDSIEEELAYVKAERDYLKKLYRSRFGKEWGAGD, translated from the coding sequence ATGAGTAAAAGGAAAAACAATACTTATAGTCAAGAATTCAAAGAGAAGGCAGCTCGATTATATCTTGAAGGCGGCGAGAGTTATCAAAGCCTATGTGACAAATTAGGGATACGAGATAAAAGGCAGCTTAGAAATTGGGTAACAAAAGTCCAACAAGGAGAGAGCCTTGATGATATGCGTGGAAAGCATACCGGGACTCGTAAAGGCCGTCCCCGGACAAAATTCGATTCAATTGAAGAAGAATTAGCCTATGTTAAGGCTGAGCGAGATTATTTAAAAAAGTTGTATCGCTCCCGATTCGGCAAAGAGTGGGGAGCGGGCGATTAA
- a CDS encoding asparaginase translates to MGSNNISGEVILIFTGGTIGMSEKPDAGGVVPDDNFTKLLNEVTPDGHDIKIRPVLWSDIPSPHMSPDKMLNLAHDVENFLKEEQVLGAVILHGTDLMAETAYVLDLTVRSPKPVILTGAMRYFNESGYDGIRNLVDAVRTCLLPPPEGTDVIIQMADKLFAAKNAIKSSSLNVDPFIGQNTGRIGFIAGESVILTRAKPGRRPRLPFPVTGMADKVHLVGCHPGMDSTVLEMLIERGAKGIVLEGFGAGNTPPGAVPGIDKCIEAGIPVVLCTRCVEGGVWPIYAYPGGAANLKQKGVIIAGGLSALKATLLLQMLLGSGCPCERIEEIFAEESV, encoded by the coding sequence ATGGGTTCAAATAATATCTCAGGAGAGGTCATCCTCATCTTCACCGGCGGTACCATCGGCATGAGCGAGAAACCTGATGCCGGCGGGGTTGTCCCGGACGACAACTTTACCAAACTGCTTAATGAAGTCACCCCGGACGGACACGATATCAAGATTAGGCCTGTTCTCTGGTCGGACATTCCCAGCCCGCATATGTCCCCGGACAAAATGCTTAATCTGGCCCACGATGTGGAAAATTTCCTGAAAGAAGAGCAGGTGCTTGGCGCAGTAATCCTGCACGGAACCGACCTGATGGCCGAGACCGCCTATGTTTTGGACCTGACCGTGCGTTCACCGAAGCCGGTCATTCTCACCGGAGCCATGCGCTATTTCAATGAATCCGGCTATGACGGCATCCGCAACCTTGTGGACGCAGTGCGAACGTGCCTGCTGCCCCCGCCGGAAGGAACCGATGTCATCATCCAGATGGCCGACAAACTTTTTGCCGCCAAGAACGCCATCAAATCAAGTTCCCTGAATGTGGACCCGTTTATCGGCCAAAACACCGGGAGAATAGGTTTTATCGCCGGAGAATCAGTAATCCTGACCCGGGCCAAACCGGGACGCAGACCACGCCTGCCCTTTCCGGTCACAGGAATGGCCGACAAGGTCCATCTGGTAGGCTGTCATCCGGGCATGGACTCAACTGTGCTGGAAATGCTGATTGAGAGAGGAGCCAAGGGTATAGTGCTCGAAGGATTCGGCGCGGGAAACACCCCGCCCGGTGCAGTTCCCGGAATCGACAAATGCATTGAAGCCGGAATTCCGGTAGTGCTCTGCACCCGCTGTGTTGAAGGTGGAGTCTGGCCCATCTACGCCTATCCCGGCGGGGCCGCCAACCTGAAGCAGAAAGGGGTAATCATCGCCGGAGGACTTTCCGCCCTCAAAGCAACCCTGCTCCTGCAAATGCTGCTTGGATCAGGTTGCCCCTGTGAAAGGATTGAAGAGATATTTGCTGAAGAGAGTGTGTAA
- a CDS encoding PAS domain-containing protein encodes MALEGYIMQGIEFLAQDYPGVIVGLDENKRIVFIGGEEAAVISGQLTAGQYLDSAAPILLVKGLGRFADRIVEADPLPAGSFESVTESGRILWKGLFHDDSGIIVLKGRVHGGSAEVEKGPYGQEHILATLLANLPGMAYRCKNDVNWTMEFISEGCFELTGYKPEAMLRNRDISYADIILPQFQAHVWECVQEAVQDREPFEMIYKIRTASGEEKWVWEKGVDVPNEDDGGFLEGFITDVTPLMLTEQALHQSEERYRLMAEKTGQMVYDLNLETDEIVWSGAVMEITGVEEREFQSVDLKGWEERIHSDDRKEVIDELEACIRAGTPFVSVYRFRRKNGSYLYVEDEGSFLFDVNGTPVRMVGVLRDYSHKMKVQELMIQTEKMTTVASLSAGMAHEINNPLGVITQSAQNIERRLSPDLPGNIETAKKLGVSLDSVRSYLKERKILTMVEEIKEAGTRAAKVVVNMLNFSRKSGDKKDFCSIPNIVERAIEAADADLCNEEGCDFRKINFVKDFQEELPHVLCYSSELEQVLFNLMRNSAQSIIDEGCSGISPEIVVRGYCNNAYLTIEVVDNGPGMDKFTSKKAFEPFFSTRSDGGSGLGLSVAYFIITRNHGGTIRIDSEPGKGTKFTIQLPRGPVSDIFSQGLV; translated from the coding sequence GTGGCTTTAGAAGGATATATCATGCAGGGGATCGAGTTTCTGGCTCAGGACTATCCCGGTGTTATTGTCGGCCTTGATGAGAATAAACGTATAGTATTTATCGGCGGTGAAGAAGCTGCGGTTATTTCAGGTCAGTTGACTGCGGGGCAGTATCTGGACTCGGCTGCACCTATTCTATTGGTAAAGGGTCTGGGCAGGTTTGCTGACCGCATTGTTGAGGCAGACCCATTGCCCGCAGGTAGTTTTGAATCGGTAACTGAATCGGGGAGGATTCTCTGGAAAGGTTTGTTCCATGATGACTCAGGCATCATAGTCCTTAAGGGACGGGTGCATGGGGGCAGTGCTGAAGTAGAAAAAGGACCGTACGGGCAGGAGCATATTCTTGCCACTTTGCTGGCGAATCTTCCGGGTATGGCTTACCGCTGTAAAAATGATGTAAACTGGACAATGGAGTTTATCAGTGAAGGTTGTTTTGAGCTGACCGGGTATAAGCCTGAAGCCATGTTGAGAAACCGTGATATTTCTTATGCAGACATAATTCTTCCTCAGTTTCAGGCTCATGTCTGGGAATGTGTGCAGGAAGCAGTTCAGGATCGGGAGCCTTTTGAAATGATATATAAGATCAGGACAGCTTCCGGTGAGGAAAAATGGGTTTGGGAAAAGGGCGTTGATGTCCCGAATGAAGATGACGGCGGTTTTCTTGAAGGTTTTATTACCGATGTTACACCGCTCATGTTGACCGAACAGGCCTTGCACCAGAGTGAAGAGCGTTATCGGCTTATGGCCGAAAAGACGGGGCAGATGGTCTATGACCTGAACCTTGAGACTGATGAAATCGTCTGGTCCGGTGCCGTAATGGAAATTACCGGGGTGGAGGAACGGGAATTCCAGTCTGTGGACCTTAAAGGCTGGGAAGAAAGAATTCATTCCGATGACCGTAAAGAGGTTATTGATGAGCTTGAAGCGTGTATCCGTGCAGGAACACCCTTCGTTTCCGTATACAGGTTCAGGCGCAAGAACGGCAGTTACCTTTATGTTGAGGATGAAGGCAGTTTCCTGTTCGATGTCAACGGAACTCCCGTGCGTATGGTAGGCGTTTTGCGTGACTATTCCCATAAGATGAAAGTTCAGGAATTGATGATCCAGACCGAAAAGATGACCACTGTGGCCAGTCTTTCCGCAGGTATGGCTCATGAAATCAATAATCCGTTGGGGGTCATAACCCAGTCTGCACAGAATATTGAACGCAGGCTTTCCCCGGATTTACCCGGAAATATTGAAACTGCGAAGAAATTAGGCGTTTCACTGGATTCTGTGCGCAGTTATCTGAAGGAGCGTAAAATTCTGACCATGGTTGAAGAAATCAAGGAGGCCGGGACACGGGCGGCAAAAGTAGTTGTTAATATGCTCAATTTCAGCCGTAAATCAGGGGACAAGAAAGATTTCTGCTCCATCCCCAATATTGTTGAGCGGGCTATTGAAGCTGCTGATGCTGATTTATGCAACGAGGAAGGGTGTGATTTTCGCAAGATTAATTTTGTGAAGGATTTTCAGGAAGAGTTGCCGCATGTGCTCTGTTATTCATCTGAACTGGAACAGGTTCTATTCAACTTGATGCGAAATTCAGCTCAATCGATCATTGATGAAGGTTGCTCCGGGATTAGCCCGGAAATAGTTGTGCGTGGATATTGCAATAACGCTTATCTGACTATAGAGGTGGTGGATAATGGGCCGGGTATGGATAAATTTACCAGCAAGAAGGCCTTTGAACCGTTTTTCAGCACCCGTTCAGACGGCGGCAGCGGACTTGGATTGTCCGTGGCTTATTTCATAATTACTCGTAACCACGGCGGGACCATCAGGATTGATTCCGAACCGGGCAAGGGTACCAAATTTACCATTCAGCTGCCGCGCGGGCCGGTATCGGATATATTTTCCCAAGGATTGGTTTAA
- the typA gene encoding translational GTPase TypA gives MTKLIQNEKIRNIAIIAHVDHGKTTLVDGMFKQSGLFREGQEVDDRLMDSMDLERERGITIAAKNCAVDWKGVKINIIDTPGHADFGGEVERSLSMADGAILLVDASEGPLPQTRFVLKKALEAGLKIIVVINKIDRGDARPDEVLDEVYDLFIDLDANEEQLEFPLLYAIGRDGIAQETLEEKGENLHPLMDLVLDQVPGPSYNESEPFQMLVSDLGYSDYLGRLAIGKVIHGSAKQNEPLLCINEKEEHVSLRLTKIQTYDGVSFAETKSAQPGDIVVVSGIEDITIGDTICTKEAPKALPRITVDEPTVSMRFTINTSPMAGLEGKLVQSSKIRERLHKETLLNVAVKVEESDEKDSFIVKGRGEFQLAILIETMRREGFELSVGRPEVIYKHEGGRKLEPVEQVFIDCEEAFLGVVTEKLSTRKGKMTNLVNNGKGRVRMEFSAPSRALIGYRDEFLTDTKGTGIMNSLFAGYEDYRGDFPSRYTGSLVSDRAGKGVPYAIFNLEPRGEMFIEPGDPVYEGMIVGEHNRDNDININPTKEKKLTNMRASGKDEAVILTPIRPMTLERAMHFIRDDELIEVTPESIRLRKVELSASKRHMARGKQLKDKGQK, from the coding sequence GTGACTAAACTTATCCAAAACGAAAAAATTAGAAATATAGCTATCATAGCCCACGTTGACCATGGTAAAACAACATTGGTTGACGGTATGTTCAAACAGAGCGGCCTTTTCCGTGAAGGCCAGGAAGTTGACGACCGTCTCATGGACAGCATGGACCTTGAACGCGAACGCGGCATCACCATTGCGGCTAAAAACTGCGCTGTTGACTGGAAAGGCGTAAAAATCAACATCATCGACACCCCCGGTCACGCCGACTTCGGTGGCGAGGTTGAACGTTCCCTGTCCATGGCTGACGGCGCCATACTGCTGGTTGACGCTTCCGAAGGCCCCCTGCCGCAGACCCGCTTCGTACTCAAAAAAGCACTTGAAGCCGGCCTCAAGATTATCGTTGTCATCAACAAAATTGACCGTGGCGATGCCCGCCCGGACGAAGTTCTCGACGAAGTGTACGACCTCTTCATCGACCTTGACGCCAACGAAGAACAGCTCGAATTTCCCCTGCTCTATGCAATCGGCCGTGACGGTATTGCGCAGGAAACCCTAGAAGAAAAAGGTGAAAACCTGCATCCGCTCATGGACCTCGTTCTGGATCAGGTTCCCGGTCCTTCTTATAATGAATCCGAACCTTTTCAGATGCTGGTATCCGACCTCGGTTACTCCGACTACCTCGGACGCCTTGCAATCGGTAAGGTCATCCACGGCAGTGCCAAACAGAACGAACCTTTGCTCTGCATCAATGAAAAAGAAGAGCACGTTTCCCTGCGTCTGACCAAAATCCAGACTTACGACGGCGTGTCCTTTGCTGAGACAAAATCAGCCCAGCCCGGTGACATCGTAGTTGTTTCCGGTATTGAAGACATCACCATCGGTGATACCATCTGCACCAAGGAAGCACCCAAGGCCCTGCCGCGCATCACTGTTGACGAACCTACCGTTTCCATGCGCTTCACCATCAACACCTCGCCCATGGCCGGTCTTGAAGGCAAGCTGGTTCAATCTTCCAAAATCCGCGAAAGACTGCACAAAGAAACACTGCTCAACGTGGCTGTTAAAGTTGAGGAAAGCGATGAAAAAGACAGCTTCATCGTTAAAGGCCGTGGTGAATTCCAGCTGGCAATCCTCATCGAAACCATGCGCCGTGAAGGTTTTGAGCTTTCCGTAGGCCGTCCCGAAGTTATTTACAAACACGAAGGCGGACGCAAGCTGGAGCCTGTAGAACAGGTCTTCATCGACTGCGAAGAAGCTTTCCTCGGCGTAGTTACTGAAAAACTTTCCACCCGCAAGGGTAAAATGACCAACCTGGTCAACAACGGTAAGGGCCGAGTCCGCATGGAATTCTCTGCTCCTTCCCGCGCCCTTATCGGCTACCGCGACGAGTTCCTGACCGACACCAAAGGTACCGGTATCATGAACTCCCTTTTTGCCGGATATGAAGATTACCGTGGAGATTTCCCCTCCCGCTACACCGGTTCCCTCGTGTCCGACCGTGCGGGTAAAGGCGTTCCCTACGCTATCTTCAACCTTGAGCCCCGCGGTGAAATGTTCATCGAACCCGGTGATCCGGTTTACGAAGGCATGATCGTAGGTGAGCACAATAGGGACAATGATATCAACATCAACCCCACCAAAGAGAAGAAGCTCACTAACATGCGTGCTTCCGGTAAGGATGAGGCGGTAATCCTGACCCCCATCCGTCCCATGACCCTTGAGCGGGCCATGCACTTCATCCGCGACGACGAGCTGATCGAAGTAACCCCGGAATCCATCCGCCTGCGTAAAGTTGAACTTTCCGCTTCCAAACGCCACATGGCGCGCGGCAAGCAGCTCAAGGATAAAGGCCAGAAATAA
- the thyX gene encoding FAD-dependent thymidylate synthase: MPEKDLRVELLSMTPNALELLYASFRQCYHAGFVADMWPRLLNGEIEKEKQATFVSKVLESGHDSPIEHVSFTFAIEGISRACSHQIVRHRIASYSQQSQRYVAENDMDYIIPPAIAKIPEARERFEKFMEEVGSAYKDLRQILVDAGREDKANEDARFVLPQAAETKIVITMNCRSLMHFFNLRCCQRAQWEVRKMADKMLKICKEEFPAIFEHGGASCEQLGYCPEADRFACGRYPTLKQLTKGE; the protein is encoded by the coding sequence ATGCCTGAGAAAGATTTACGAGTGGAACTGTTGTCCATGACCCCCAATGCCCTGGAGCTTCTTTATGCTTCTTTTCGGCAATGTTATCATGCCGGGTTTGTGGCTGACATGTGGCCCCGGCTCCTGAACGGTGAGATTGAAAAGGAAAAGCAGGCCACGTTTGTTTCCAAAGTCCTTGAATCCGGACATGACAGTCCCATTGAGCACGTCAGCTTTACTTTTGCCATTGAAGGTATCTCACGCGCCTGCTCGCACCAGATAGTGCGTCATCGCATTGCTTCTTATTCGCAGCAGAGCCAGCGCTATGTAGCTGAAAATGATATGGATTATATCATTCCTCCGGCCATTGCCAAGATTCCCGAAGCCCGTGAGCGTTTTGAAAAGTTCATGGAGGAAGTCGGCAGTGCCTACAAAGATCTGCGTCAGATTCTGGTCGATGCCGGGCGCGAGGATAAGGCGAATGAAGATGCCCGTTTCGTTCTGCCTCAGGCTGCAGAAACCAAGATCGTTATCACCATGAACTGCCGTTCCCTGATGCACTTTTTCAATCTGCGTTGCTGCCAGCGTGCGCAGTGGGAAGTCCGGAAGATGGCCGACAAAATGCTCAAAATATGCAAGGAAGAATTTCCGGCTATTTTTGAGCATGGCGGAGCCAGTTGTGAGCAACTTGGGTATTGTCCTGAAGCAGACAGGTTTGCCTGTGGGCGCTACCCGACCCTGAAACAACTGACCAAGGGCGAGTGA
- a CDS encoding chromosomal replication initiator protein DnaA — protein MMRDSWNKILKFLEKGLNPGLYKVWIKPLKAEVSSNTIKLYAPNDFVAAWVRDRLMDNIKEAGEQVLGTSPKVEIGVRKSVEKPAVKVDRPRPAVARPVQASMGLPMMSSAVVNTRIPRWRFSFDDFVIGESNRLACAASRSLCDNSLPGDQLFLSSAPGLGKTHLLHSIGKNLCASSNKKHISIACLTAEEFANRMVLALKAGEISRFKSEFRDNVDCLLLEDIHFFQGKQKMQDEILETLKSLQLRGSKVVMTSSFLPRELEKVDPQLVSRFSSGLLALISTPDFETRKRIVESKAMRLGTQVPNSISELLADRITTDVRQLESCLQNLVLKARLLNRDVSQELAWQVLENYSIAKATPSYDSIVDHICRSYELTADQLRSKSRKRQIVLARNTAFFLARKHTELSLKDIGTRLGRRHSTVIKGITNIEREISLQTPLGRQLQDTIDRLNP, from the coding sequence ATGATGAGAGACAGCTGGAATAAAATTCTAAAATTTCTTGAGAAGGGACTGAACCCTGGTCTGTACAAAGTATGGATCAAGCCCCTGAAGGCAGAAGTCAGCAGCAATACAATTAAATTGTATGCTCCTAATGACTTTGTGGCAGCCTGGGTTAGGGACCGTCTCATGGACAACATCAAAGAAGCTGGCGAGCAGGTTCTCGGCACCAGCCCCAAGGTGGAGATTGGGGTTAGGAAGTCCGTAGAAAAGCCCGCGGTCAAGGTTGATAGACCAAGACCTGCGGTAGCCCGTCCAGTACAGGCAAGCATGGGCCTTCCCATGATGTCTTCCGCGGTGGTCAATACTCGTATTCCCCGTTGGCGTTTTTCCTTTGACGATTTCGTAATCGGCGAGTCCAACAGACTTGCCTGCGCCGCGTCCAGAAGTCTCTGTGATAACTCCCTGCCCGGTGACCAGCTCTTTTTGAGCTCCGCCCCCGGTTTGGGTAAAACACATCTGCTGCATTCCATCGGCAAGAATCTATGCGCTTCCAGCAATAAGAAGCACATTTCAATTGCCTGCCTTACAGCGGAAGAGTTTGCGAACAGAATGGTTCTGGCTCTTAAAGCCGGCGAAATTTCCCGTTTCAAATCCGAATTCAGGGACAATGTGGATTGTCTGCTGCTGGAAGATATTCATTTCTTTCAGGGCAAGCAGAAAATGCAGGACGAAATTCTGGAAACACTCAAGAGCCTGCAGTTGCGCGGTTCCAAAGTTGTTATGACGAGTTCGTTCCTGCCCCGTGAATTGGAAAAGGTGGACCCGCAGTTGGTTTCCCGTTTCAGTTCAGGGCTGCTGGCGCTTATTTCCACTCCTGATTTTGAGACCAGAAAACGAATCGTTGAAAGCAAGGCCATGCGACTGGGAACTCAGGTTCCGAATTCAATTTCCGAACTTCTGGCGGACCGTATTACCACAGACGTAAGACAGCTGGAAAGCTGCTTGCAGAACCTTGTGCTTAAAGCAAGACTGCTCAACCGTGATGTTTCACAGGAACTGGCATGGCAGGTATTGGAAAACTATTCCATTGCCAAAGCTACACCCAGCTATGATTCCATCGTGGATCATATCTGCCGTTCTTATGAACTTACCGCTGATCAGTTGCGTTCGAAAAGCCGTAAACGCCAGATTGTACTGGCAAGAAACACCGCTTTCTTCCTCGCCCGCAAGCATACCGAACTTTCTCTGAAGGATATCGGAACCAGACTGGGCCGCAGACATTCTACCGTAATCAAAGGCATCACCAATATTGAACGTGAAATTTCCCTGCAGACTCCCCTTGGAAGGCAGTTGCAGGACACTATAGACCGTCTTAATCCGTAA
- a CDS encoding DnaA N-terminal domain-containing protein: MNSNVWSSIKKKLLVRINPVLVRVWVEPLSAHYKDGVVQLTAPNEFVMNWVQEHLLDRIKDAAQEVLETTVGVTIDLESGKGDTPREFISDVTAYYAADEILASINRMTGILRSSRPVDFDEDDFEAEATKVMPELEVQTFDSILDAVLEAFAVSFRDLMMQSNEHAVLARRALYYLCFRYGIPAEEVALNMDCTVSEVRKGAQVLEGEISEAIDNGEDLDELLLRIFQK, encoded by the coding sequence ATGAATTCCAATGTATGGAGCTCCATAAAGAAAAAGCTTCTTGTGCGTATTAATCCTGTGTTGGTCAGGGTTTGGGTGGAACCTTTGTCTGCACATTATAAAGACGGAGTGGTTCAGCTGACCGCACCTAATGAGTTTGTCATGAACTGGGTGCAGGAACATTTGCTGGATCGCATCAAGGATGCTGCACAGGAAGTTCTCGAGACCACGGTCGGGGTAACCATTGATTTGGAAAGTGGAAAAGGGGACACCCCTCGGGAATTCATTTCCGATGTGACTGCTTATTATGCCGCAGATGAAATTCTGGCCAGCATTAACAGGATGACCGGAATTCTACGCAGCAGCAGGCCTGTGGATTTTGATGAGGATGATTTTGAGGCTGAAGCCACCAAGGTTATGCCCGAACTGGAGGTGCAGACCTTCGATTCCATCCTCGATGCAGTGCTTGAAGCTTTTGCGGTTTCATTTCGTGACCTGATGATGCAGAGCAATGAGCATGCTGTGCTTGCTCGCCGGGCTCTGTACTATCTTTGCTTCCGTTACGGTATCCCTGCCGAGGAAGTGGCCTTGAACATGGATTGCACGGTTTCAGAAGTGCGCAAAGGTGCGCAGGTTCTGGAAGGCGAAATTTCCGAAGCCATTGACAACGGCGAAGACCTCGACGAACTCCTCCTGAGGATCTTCCAAAAGTAG
- a CDS encoding PhoH family protein, protein MGQKNFVLDTNVLIENPKCITALRNGVENNVHLPYTVITELDKLKRDPRIGHIVSQAVRSILKDDKISILSPEFAEKLGSLSPDDRILKETLNASIDDPILVTNDRILQIKAGIHNLTWEEYKDSDPFRSDSQMYTGFVDEGETPYVNSFRWENGAPVFYGSKENKTISYTHEVWGVKPRNIYQNLALELMLNNEINLVSIQSEAGYGKTFLALASALYLALEKKDNPFDKVYLVKPIWEIGAKMGFLPGSVEEKMQPYVRYVRDLTVKLHEQRPANRIFMDTDSEKFRFNQKKFEILPIAYIRGMNLENCVVIIDEMQNMSRSEVRSLLTRMGEGVKCICLGDTRQVDNPYLNESNNGLNWVVKKLRNNKEYAHMVLKGERSRGPITDLVLKTGL, encoded by the coding sequence ATGGGACAGAAGAATTTCGTTCTCGACACCAACGTACTTATTGAAAACCCCAAATGCATCACTGCTCTGCGCAACGGAGTGGAAAACAACGTTCACCTCCCCTACACAGTTATTACCGAGCTGGACAAGCTCAAGCGTGACCCACGCATCGGACATATTGTTTCCCAGGCAGTAAGGTCCATTTTAAAAGACGACAAAATCTCTATTCTCTCCCCTGAGTTTGCGGAAAAGCTAGGCAGCCTCAGCCCGGATGACCGCATCCTCAAGGAAACACTCAACGCGTCCATTGATGATCCAATTCTGGTGACCAATGACCGCATCCTGCAGATCAAGGCCGGAATCCACAATCTCACATGGGAAGAATACAAGGATTCTGACCCGTTCCGCTCTGACTCACAAATGTACACCGGATTTGTGGATGAAGGCGAAACTCCCTATGTGAACAGCTTCCGCTGGGAAAACGGAGCCCCGGTCTTTTACGGAAGCAAGGAAAACAAGACCATCTCCTATACCCATGAAGTATGGGGCGTGAAACCGCGCAACATCTACCAGAACCTTGCCCTTGAGCTTATGCTCAACAATGAAATTAACCTTGTCTCCATCCAGTCCGAAGCCGGATATGGAAAGACATTTCTCGCTCTGGCTTCCGCTCTCTATCTGGCCTTGGAAAAAAAGGACAATCCTTTTGATAAAGTATACCTGGTCAAACCTATCTGGGAAATCGGAGCCAAGATGGGCTTCCTGCCCGGATCGGTAGAAGAAAAGATGCAGCCTTATGTGCGTTACGTCCGTGACCTGACAGTAAAGCTGCACGAACAGCGCCCGGCCAACCGTATTTTCATGGATACGGATTCCGAAAAATTCCGCTTCAACCAGAAGAAATTTGAAATCCTGCCCATCGCCTATATCCGGGGCATGAACCTTGAAAACTGCGTAGTCATAATTGATGAAATGCAGAACATGTCCCGCTCCGAAGTGCGCTCGCTGCTGACCCGCATGGGCGAAGGCGTCAAATGCATTTGTCTCGGCGACACACGGCAGGTGGATAACCCCTACCTCAACGAAAGCAACAACGGACTCAACTGGGTGGTCAAGAAGCTGCGCAATAATAAGGAATACGCGCACATGGTCCTTAAGGGCGAACGTTCCCGCGGGCCCATAACAGACTTGGTTTTAAAGACAGGTTTATAA